A stretch of Aerococcaceae bacterium zg-252 DNA encodes these proteins:
- a CDS encoding hydroxymethylglutaryl-CoA reductase, degradative, whose amino-acid sequence MKLSGLYRLSPKERVKAIEQALPHLPQLSDCMLEETIGDAMIENYIGQYALPLGIATNFIIDGQTYAIPMAIEEPSVIAAASNGAKRIGNIETSAQPRELIGQMVFECESDSAMIVLQLEEIVPELLEQAKALSPSMVARGGGPTRIWFDCKEEFIVCYLGFNPCDAMGANVINHILEGLSPMIESHSDAIALMRILSNYQPDSVVTAICRVPIHTLHDDLEKAQLLAKRIASASRYAQLDPYRATTHNKGIVNGIDAVLLATGNDWRAVESGVHAYASRTGHYQPLTIWTVEDDYLVGKIQLPLAVATVGGTLSVHPTAQWALELLGRPTAERLSRIIAAVGLAQNFAALRAIVSEGIQKGHMGLHARQLAIQAGATEHEQRELVAKLKAAPAMSHSIAKELLEQMRATK is encoded by the coding sequence ATGAAATTATCTGGTTTATATCGATTATCACCTAAGGAACGAGTTAAGGCGATTGAACAAGCATTACCACATTTACCTCAGTTATCGGATTGTATGTTGGAAGAGACAATTGGAGATGCGATGATTGAAAATTACATTGGTCAATATGCATTACCATTAGGGATTGCAACTAATTTTATTATTGACGGACAAACGTATGCTATACCAATGGCAATTGAAGAACCGTCCGTTATAGCAGCTGCGAGCAATGGTGCTAAGCGGATTGGCAATATTGAAACGTCAGCACAACCGAGAGAATTAATTGGTCAAATGGTATTTGAATGTGAAAGCGATAGTGCGATGATTGTATTACAATTAGAGGAGATAGTGCCAGAATTATTAGAGCAAGCAAAAGCATTATCACCGTCTATGGTGGCACGTGGTGGTGGGCCTACACGCATTTGGTTTGACTGTAAGGAAGAATTTATTGTTTGCTACTTAGGATTTAATCCTTGTGATGCGATGGGAGCTAATGTCATCAATCATATTTTAGAAGGGTTAAGTCCGATGATTGAATCACATAGTGATGCGATTGCTCTCATGCGCATTTTGTCAAATTATCAACCAGATTCGGTTGTGACAGCAATTTGCCGTGTGCCAATTCATACTTTGCATGATGACCTTGAAAAAGCACAATTGCTAGCTAAGCGTATTGCGTCAGCGAGCCGTTATGCACAACTAGACCCTTATCGTGCGACTACTCATAATAAAGGGATAGTAAATGGGATTGATGCGGTCTTATTGGCTACCGGTAATGATTGGCGAGCAGTAGAATCAGGCGTACATGCTTATGCAAGTCGTACCGGCCATTATCAACCTTTAACGATATGGACAGTGGAAGATGATTATTTAGTTGGTAAAATTCAATTGCCATTAGCAGTAGCAACAGTTGGGGGAACTTTATCCGTTCACCCAACAGCACAGTGGGCACTAGAATTATTGGGACGACCTACTGCAGAACGATTAAGTCGCATTATTGCAGCTGTCGGTTTGGCACAAAATTTTGCAGCTTTACGAGCCATTGTTTCTGAGGGGATTCAAAAAGGCCACATGGGCTTGCATGCTCGGCAATTAGCGATTCAAGCTGGTGCAACGGAACATGAGCAACGAGAACTTGTCGCAAAACTGAAAGCAGCTCCAGCGATGAGTCACAGTATTGCTAAAGAATTGCTTGAACAAATGCGTGCGACAAAATAA
- a CDS encoding class I SAM-dependent methyltransferase, translating into MSKQNIFDNEVFFEGYSEVRNRSDNANILFEIPALFSLLGDLSGKEILDLGCGYGGHCKAFIEKGALKVIGIDISSKMIEVANSENSDSAIGYMNIPMENIDELNMKFDVVVSSLAFHYVEDYRELVRKIYHRLRPGGLFVFSQEHPINTTYESYEFKRWTMNENGNKQYANLANYGIEGVRNSEWFIKGIKKYHRTFSTVINNLIEEGFSLEKIIEPFPDEVLLQKYPNYVDLYHKPDFLLVKVSKR; encoded by the coding sequence ATGTCCAAACAAAATATATTTGATAACGAAGTTTTTTTTGAAGGTTATTCAGAAGTTAGAAATCGGAGTGATAATGCTAATATTTTGTTTGAGATTCCAGCATTATTCTCACTATTAGGTGATTTATCGGGTAAAGAAATATTGGACCTTGGTTGTGGATATGGTGGACATTGTAAAGCTTTTATTGAGAAAGGGGCCTTAAAAGTTATCGGTATTGATATATCTTCAAAAATGATTGAAGTAGCTAATAGTGAAAATAGTGATTCTGCCATTGGGTACATGAATATACCTATGGAAAATATTGATGAATTAAATATGAAATTTGATGTAGTAGTTAGTTCCTTGGCATTTCATTATGTTGAAGATTATCGAGAATTAGTGAGAAAAATTTATCATAGGTTGCGTCCAGGAGGATTATTTGTTTTTTCTCAAGAACATCCGATTAATACCACATATGAAAGTTATGAATTCAAACGTTGGACAATGAATGAAAATGGAAATAAGCAATATGCAAATTTAGCTAATTATGGCATCGAAGGGGTAAGAAATTCAGAGTGGTTTATTAAAGGAATAAAGAAATACCACCGGACATTTTCAACTGTAATCAATAATTTGATAGAAGAAGGATTTAGTCTTGAAAAAATTATAGAACCATTTCCTGATGAAGTACTTCTTCAAAAGTATCCTAATTATGTTGATTTGTATCACAAGCCTGATTTTTTACTTGTAAAAGTTTCAAAACGATAA
- a CDS encoding LacI family DNA-binding transcriptional regulator, with amino-acid sequence MVTLKDVALKANVSKMTVSRVINHPELVTDELKALVHQAMTELGYKPNTVARALAQNRTMIVKVLILEEWDSTEPYYMYLLKGIAEALDQYHYALQLVTENTYELGGGDGYIITGMTRADYDWVKEIQDPVIIFGENDIQLPFVDSDNQKAMEEITTFALSKGYEHFIFVGIDVPELFAESRQQGFLKAMSKAKDVRYDVHRIKNSSMAAEQLLESLSLKPNSCFICATDRIAIGIQRALISQQLNMEEYGITGFDGVFLDRIASPKLTTMKQDIESMGKKCVQLLMERIDGKQLENVANFCDARLIERDTLRK; translated from the coding sequence TTGGTAACATTAAAGGATGTTGCATTAAAAGCGAATGTATCTAAAATGACGGTGTCTCGAGTGATTAATCATCCAGAGCTTGTGACCGATGAATTAAAAGCATTAGTTCATCAAGCGATGACAGAACTGGGATATAAACCAAATACGGTTGCACGTGCATTGGCTCAAAATCGTACTATGATTGTTAAGGTGCTTATTTTAGAAGAGTGGGATAGTACAGAACCATACTACATGTATTTGCTTAAAGGGATTGCGGAGGCTTTGGATCAGTATCATTATGCTTTGCAACTCGTAACTGAAAACACCTATGAATTAGGTGGTGGCGACGGTTATATTATTACCGGCATGACACGTGCCGATTATGACTGGGTAAAAGAGATTCAGGATCCTGTCATTATTTTCGGTGAAAATGACATTCAGCTGCCATTTGTTGATTCGGATAATCAAAAGGCAATGGAAGAAATAACGACCTTTGCACTATCGAAAGGGTACGAACATTTTATTTTTGTTGGAATTGATGTACCGGAACTATTTGCTGAATCACGCCAACAAGGATTTTTAAAGGCAATGTCTAAAGCGAAAGACGTCCGTTATGATGTACATCGTATTAAAAATTCATCAATGGCAGCAGAACAATTATTAGAATCCCTGTCACTTAAACCAAATAGTTGCTTTATTTGTGCGACTGACCGAATCGCAATCGGTATTCAGCGAGCCTTAATTAGTCAGCAATTAAATATGGAAGAGTATGGCATTACCGGTTTTGACGGTGTGTTTTTAGATCGCATCGCATCGCCTAAGTTGACGACCATGAAGCAAGATATTGAATCAATGGGCAAAAAATGTGTGCAGTTACTTATGGAACGAATTGACGGAAAACAATTGGAAAATGTCGCTAACTTTTGTGATGCACGATTAATCGAACGTGACACATTACGAAAATAA
- a CDS encoding gamma-glutamylcyclotransferase — MTTNYLAYGSNMNLEQMAFRCPEAIFKRVTWLEGYRLVFKGEREQAYATIVEDTSSRIPVMIWEINAQDEATLDQYERVPELYGKATLELDDEVVMYYYMQPENDYGFPSERYYKTIESAYQKQGLDTQILELAYQESRDYWNKKEAQ, encoded by the coding sequence ATGACAACAAATTATTTAGCGTATGGCAGTAATATGAATTTAGAACAAATGGCATTTCGCTGCCCTGAGGCAATCTTCAAGCGTGTTACGTGGTTAGAGGGGTATCGTCTTGTCTTTAAGGGAGAACGTGAACAAGCTTATGCAACAATTGTTGAAGACACATCGTCACGTATTCCAGTGATGATTTGGGAGATAAATGCACAAGATGAGGCGACACTCGACCAATATGAACGTGTGCCTGAACTTTATGGCAAAGCGACTTTAGAACTAGATGATGAAGTGGTGATGTATTATTATATGCAACCTGAAAATGATTATGGTTTTCCAAGTGAACGATATTATAAAACAATCGAGTCAGCCTATCAAAAACAAGGGTTAGACACGCAAATTTTAGAATTAGCTTATCAAGAAAGTCGAGATTATTGGAATAAAAAGGAGGCTCAATAA
- a CDS encoding MATE family efflux transporter, whose protein sequence is MTSGSPLKKVIIFSIPLIIGNLFQLLYNMVDTLIVGRTMGLEALAGIGAAGSVSFLILGFSQGFTAGLAIPIAQAYGARDYRKLQRSVLLNWILALSVSAILIAISLFSLRAILTFMKTPDNIVEYTYSYLSIIFGFMFVTVLYNMLNNLMRSLGDSRTPLYFLIVAALTNIVLDYAFIIYFGLGVAGTAIATILSQGLAVTLCLIAIHKQWPILKVRLDVGIKKEELMYHLRIALPMAFQSSIIAIGTIAVTMALNALGAVAVASYSAAQKVDQVVILILMSFGVAMATYVGQNFGARKFDRIRQGVRSISILSVAVAIVAGIVLWIFGKELVALFVNGEDSQKMIDYGFMYFQMNGPMYWVLSLLFVYRYTLQGLGDSKIPTFAGIMELIMRVVAAIVLGNLWGFLGLALSSPLAWIGSAVPLAITYHKRKYHLDELKRV, encoded by the coding sequence ATGACATCAGGATCACCACTGAAAAAAGTCATTATTTTTTCGATACCATTAATTATCGGAAATTTATTCCAGCTACTTTATAATATGGTGGACACGCTGATTGTAGGACGTACAATGGGACTTGAGGCACTAGCAGGGATTGGTGCAGCAGGAAGTGTGAGTTTTTTGATTTTAGGATTTTCACAAGGTTTTACGGCGGGTTTAGCGATTCCGATTGCTCAAGCCTATGGGGCACGAGATTATCGGAAATTACAACGCAGTGTGTTGCTCAACTGGATACTCGCATTAAGTGTATCTGCTATTTTGATTGCGATTAGTTTATTTTCATTACGAGCCATTTTAACGTTTATGAAAACGCCAGACAATATTGTAGAATATACCTACAGCTACTTATCGATTATTTTCGGTTTTATGTTTGTAACGGTATTATACAATATGTTAAATAATTTAATGCGTTCATTAGGCGATAGTCGCACTCCGTTATATTTCTTGATTGTCGCAGCTTTAACCAATATTGTGTTGGACTATGCTTTTATTATTTATTTTGGATTAGGAGTAGCTGGTACGGCAATTGCGACAATTTTATCGCAAGGTTTAGCTGTTACTTTATGTTTAATTGCGATTCATAAACAATGGCCTATTTTAAAAGTGCGTTTAGATGTGGGCATTAAAAAAGAAGAATTAATGTATCACTTACGTATCGCCTTGCCAATGGCATTTCAATCATCAATTATCGCAATTGGTACGATTGCTGTGACAATGGCATTGAATGCATTAGGGGCAGTCGCAGTCGCAAGTTATTCAGCAGCACAAAAAGTTGACCAAGTCGTCATCTTGATTTTAATGTCCTTTGGTGTCGCAATGGCTACTTATGTTGGGCAAAACTTCGGTGCACGTAAATTTGATCGAATTCGTCAAGGGGTACGTTCGATTTCAATTTTATCGGTTGCCGTAGCGATTGTAGCAGGTATTGTGTTGTGGATTTTCGGTAAAGAATTAGTGGCATTATTTGTTAATGGTGAAGATTCACAAAAAATGATTGATTATGGTTTCATGTACTTCCAAATGAATGGCCCTATGTATTGGGTGCTTAGTTTACTGTTTGTGTATCGTTACACTTTACAAGGTTTGGGTGATAGTAAAATTCCGACCTTTGCTGGTATTATGGAGTTAATCATGCGTGTAGTTGCAGCTATTGTCTTAGGAAATTTATGGGGCTTTTTAGGGCTTGCATTATCAAGTCCATTGGCATGGATTGGGTCAGCCGTTCCATTAGCGATTACATATCATAAGCGTAAATATCATTTGGACGAGTTAAAACGAGTATAG
- a CDS encoding hydroxymethylglutaryl-CoA synthase, translated as MKTGIDKIGFYVPNYYMDMRELATYRGVDPDKWTIGIGQEKMAVAPLTSDVVAMAANAAATILTQEDKALIDQVIVGTESGVDFSKSIATFVHEMLGIQPFAKAFEIKQACYGATAGLQMACDYVRLRPERKVLVIATDIARYGLNTGGEPTQGAGSVAMLVSANPRILAFDEKSYMHTNHQYDFWRPNYAEYALVDGQFSTQLYQEEFVTLLEEATRQNPMLLDSLEAMIFHLPFTKMGRKALKAYEESGAPATQISRWLSHYDESSYLNRMVGNIYTGSMFLSLLSLLVMDESLQAEQKLGLFSYGSGAVAELITGTLQAGFETMIDKQAILNHLERRKALTVAEYETVFLSKVTEEETYEAIETGHYFKQLTNQQRIYDFK; from the coding sequence ATGAAAACAGGAATTGATAAAATTGGTTTTTATGTACCGAATTATTATATGGATATGCGTGAATTAGCGACTTATCGTGGAGTAGATCCAGATAAGTGGACGATCGGAATTGGACAAGAGAAAATGGCAGTTGCACCATTGACTTCAGATGTCGTGGCTATGGCAGCCAATGCAGCAGCCACTATTTTAACGCAAGAAGATAAAGCATTGATCGATCAAGTAATTGTCGGAACAGAATCGGGTGTTGACTTTTCTAAGTCAATCGCAACATTCGTCCATGAAATGTTAGGTATTCAACCATTTGCCAAAGCATTTGAAATTAAACAAGCATGCTATGGGGCAACAGCTGGTTTACAAATGGCATGTGATTATGTTCGTTTGCGTCCGGAACGTAAAGTATTAGTAATCGCAACGGATATTGCACGTTATGGATTAAATACAGGTGGTGAACCAACACAAGGTGCAGGTTCGGTAGCGATGTTAGTCAGTGCTAATCCACGTATTTTAGCGTTTGATGAAAAGAGTTATATGCATACGAATCATCAATATGATTTTTGGCGACCTAATTATGCAGAGTATGCTCTAGTGGACGGTCAATTTTCAACACAATTATATCAAGAAGAATTTGTGACGCTACTCGAAGAAGCAACCCGACAAAATCCAATGTTACTAGATTCATTAGAAGCGATGATTTTCCATTTGCCGTTTACGAAAATGGGACGTAAAGCCTTAAAAGCATATGAAGAATCGGGTGCACCAGCAACACAAATTTCACGTTGGCTATCGCACTATGATGAGTCGAGCTATTTGAATCGTATGGTTGGTAATATTTATACTGGTTCGATGTTTTTAAGTTTATTATCATTATTAGTTATGGACGAATCACTACAAGCAGAACAAAAATTGGGATTATTTAGTTATGGCTCAGGTGCAGTAGCAGAATTAATTACTGGTACTTTGCAAGCTGGATTTGAAACGATGATTGATAAACAAGCAATACTTAATCATTTAGAGCGACGTAAAGCCTTAACGGTTGCTGAGTATGAAACAGTATTTTTAAGTAAAGTGACTGAAGAAGAAACGTATGAGGCGATTGAAACAGGTCATTACTTTAAACAATTGACGAATCAGCAACGCATCTATGATTTTAAATAA
- a CDS encoding DUF2087 domain-containing protein: MENIEKYLKDGKLKVIPRKEKNKIEIFQFFAETLKKQPQETFTEKELNQIIAEIYDDYAIIRRYLVDYGFLVRDDYGKEYRLNEKTDDLV; encoded by the coding sequence ATGGAAAATATTGAAAAATATTTAAAAGACGGAAAACTAAAGGTAATTCCTAGAAAAGAAAAAAATAAAATTGAGATTTTTCAATTTTTTGCCGAAACCTTGAAAAAACAGCCACAAGAAACATTCACTGAAAAAGAATTAAATCAAATTATTGCAGAAATTTATGATGATTATGCGATTATTAGACGTTATTTGGTGGATTATGGATTCCTTGTAAGAGATGATTATGGTAAAGAATATCGTTTGAATGAAAAGACTGATGATTTAGTTTAA
- a CDS encoding MATE family efflux transporter: protein MLKEIKRLAQLLIPVLIYQLASFSAQFIDAMMTGNYHEIHLAGVGIGGNLWVPFFTLFTGFISVLTPIVGQAFGAKQYKDITYSVRQFMWIGLVLSIIFFIMGGLFLRPILNMMTLTDEVRGIAFQYLSYLSIGIIPSMLFTVLRSFVDGLGKTRVSMLFMLLLVPFNVVLNYLFIYGRFGFPELGGGGAGLGTAISYWLVLGVILLIIKYQPGIADYRILHYEKIDLTTWKSYTKMGFPIGLAIFAETSIFSFVGLLMSLYSAQVIAGHQAAMNFTSFLYSFPLSISSALMIAVAQEVGARSYERAKKITRIGLAMSLGIAVFTMTFLFFNRERVAHLYGQTPEFIQLTQTFLGYGLLFQVGDSFAAPIQGVLRGYKDTVVPFVIGIIGHWCIGIPTGVLLSKFSNLGPYSFWIGLIIGLLSVGIGLVFRLRYVERQYAQKISNERAILM from the coding sequence ATGCTGAAAGAAATTAAACGCCTAGCACAGCTGCTGATTCCAGTTTTAATTTATCAATTAGCCAGTTTTTCTGCGCAATTTATTGATGCTATGATGACAGGAAATTACCATGAAATTCATCTTGCAGGTGTTGGAATTGGTGGTAATTTATGGGTGCCCTTTTTCACTCTATTTACAGGCTTTATTTCGGTACTAACTCCGATTGTCGGGCAAGCATTTGGGGCGAAACAATATAAAGATATTACCTATTCAGTGCGTCAATTTATGTGGATAGGTTTGGTATTGAGTATTATCTTCTTTATTATGGGGGGGTTATTTTTACGTCCCATTTTAAATATGATGACATTAACAGATGAGGTACGTGGCATTGCCTTTCAATACTTATCTTATTTATCAATTGGGATTATTCCGTCAATGTTATTTACCGTTCTACGTTCCTTTGTTGACGGCTTAGGGAAAACACGTGTATCCATGCTCTTTATGTTATTACTAGTGCCGTTTAATGTTGTCTTAAACTATCTATTTATCTATGGACGTTTCGGCTTTCCAGAATTAGGTGGTGGTGGAGCAGGTTTAGGGACGGCGATTAGCTATTGGCTGGTTTTAGGTGTGATTTTATTAATTATTAAATATCAGCCAGGTATTGCTGATTATCGTATTTTGCATTATGAAAAGATTGACTTAACTACATGGAAATCTTATACAAAAATGGGATTTCCAATCGGATTAGCGATTTTTGCTGAAACGAGTATCTTTTCCTTTGTGGGCTTGTTGATGAGTTTGTATAGTGCACAAGTCATTGCAGGGCATCAAGCAGCGATGAATTTTACTTCGTTTCTCTATAGTTTTCCATTGAGTATTTCAAGTGCATTGATGATTGCAGTGGCTCAAGAAGTAGGAGCACGTTCTTATGAGCGTGCGAAAAAAATAACACGAATTGGGTTGGCGATGTCATTAGGAATTGCTGTCTTTACGATGACTTTCTTATTTTTCAATCGAGAGCGAGTAGCACATTTATATGGACAGACGCCAGAATTTATTCAATTGACACAAACATTTTTAGGATATGGATTGCTTTTTCAAGTAGGGGATTCTTTTGCAGCACCGATTCAAGGAGTATTACGTGGTTATAAAGATACGGTTGTACCGTTTGTTATCGGAATTATTGGACATTGGTGTATCGGCATTCCAACCGGTGTACTATTATCCAAATTTTCAAATTTAGGGCCGTATAGTTTTTGGATTGGTTTAATTATTGGGCTGCTGTCAGTTGGGATTGGATTGGTCTTTCGTTTACGATACGTTGAGCGACAGTATGCACAAAAAATATCAAATGAAAGGGCTATTTTGATGTAA
- a CDS encoding YggS family pyridoxal phosphate-dependent enzyme → MKVEQLAKNLQSVEQQIRANQVENQQVTLVAVTKTVDIETMKQLYDLGIRHFAENRVTTFLEKYEVLKSCPDIVWHYIGRLQTRQVRAVLPYIDYIHALDRPSLAEEINKRATKPVKCFVQVNVSGEESKAGGTAELTHAWIDKLADYPNLHIIGLMTMAPIDADDAALHQYFSALKQLQLMIAAKQLSHAPCHELSMGMSQDYPIAVAEGATFVRVGSALFEA, encoded by the coding sequence ATGAAAGTCGAGCAATTAGCGAAAAATTTACAATCGGTTGAGCAACAAATTCGTGCCAATCAAGTTGAAAATCAGCAAGTAACATTGGTTGCTGTGACGAAAACGGTGGATATTGAAACTATGAAACAATTGTATGACTTAGGGATTCGTCATTTTGCTGAAAATCGTGTGACGACATTTTTAGAAAAATATGAAGTGTTGAAGAGTTGTCCGGACATTGTATGGCATTATATTGGTCGCTTACAAACTAGACAAGTGAGAGCCGTATTGCCATATATCGATTATATTCATGCCTTAGACCGACCGTCATTAGCCGAAGAAATAAATAAACGTGCAACCAAACCAGTGAAGTGCTTTGTGCAAGTGAATGTTAGTGGGGAAGAAAGTAAAGCTGGTGGAACTGCCGAGTTGACGCACGCTTGGATTGATAAATTGGCAGATTATCCGAATCTTCACATCATTGGTCTAATGACAATGGCACCGATTGACGCTGATGACGCAGCTTTACATCAATATTTTAGTGCCTTGAAACAATTACAATTAATGATTGCAGCAAAGCAACTTTCTCATGCACCTTGCCATGAATTGAGTATGGGAATGAGTCAAGATTATCCAATTGCCGTAGCAGAGGGAGCTACCTTCGTTAGAGTAGGGTCGGCATTGTTTGAAGCATAA
- a CDS encoding DUF4298 domain-containing protein: MKADVIRFEKILNESQVLYDQLEDLLEKIADNETQMLALREYYYSEEYHRDVEISNQTDEYKGIAHDVLSEDAVYNLMITSYQNSIRMLEVATQTLKHE; this comes from the coding sequence ATGAAAGCAGACGTTATCCGTTTTGAAAAAATATTAAATGAATCGCAAGTATTATATGACCAATTAGAAGATTTATTGGAAAAAATTGCTGATAATGAAACACAAATGTTAGCATTGCGTGAGTATTATTATAGTGAAGAGTATCATCGTGATGTTGAAATATCAAACCAAACTGATGAATATAAAGGGATTGCTCATGATGTCTTATCTGAAGATGCTGTCTATAATTTAATGATTACCAGTTACCAAAATTCGATTCGCATGCTTGAAGTGGCGACTCAAACTTTAAAGCATGAATAA
- a CDS encoding DUF853 family protein — protein sequence MSQTIQFGYGTAPALMNLNQLNRHGIIAGATGTGKTVTLKVLAEQLSKAGVPVLLADIKGDLTSLAQQGTGEVDNDRLVQTQYNDYEPAEFPVELWDALSENGIPLRMTISEIGPVLLARILGLNDVQTGILNIVFSVSDEKGLLLIDLMDLRAMLNYILENAKELSQHYGNIATASVGAILRSIVVLEQQGASKFFGEPALELSDLMRTNEQGQGVINILNAVKLSQQPTLYATVLLAILANLYETLPEVGDLSKPKLVFFFDEAHLMFNKTSDVLLEKIELIVRLIRSKGVSVFFVTQNPLDIPDRVASQLGNRIQHGLRAFTPKELKTVNAVAESFRQADGVDLGRAIQELKVGQAVVSTLNEDGTPKVADIVTIWPPQSHLGSVDLSVQASVINQSELLPKYETPIDRESAHEMILAQTAEREQEMVLEAERKEAEKEQERLNKEYQREQERLAKEAEKARTRQEKSVPKSSSRRSDSPMDRLTKNIMSSVGRELGRAITRGITGILKK from the coding sequence ATGAGTCAAACAATTCAATTTGGATATGGGACAGCACCTGCGTTAATGAATTTAAACCAATTAAACCGTCATGGTATTATTGCGGGGGCTACCGGAACTGGTAAGACAGTGACATTAAAAGTTTTAGCAGAACAATTAAGCAAAGCTGGTGTACCTGTTTTATTAGCGGACATTAAAGGGGATTTAACTAGTTTGGCACAACAAGGAACTGGTGAAGTGGATAATGACCGTCTAGTTCAAACGCAGTATAATGATTATGAGCCGGCAGAGTTTCCAGTAGAGTTATGGGATGCACTCAGCGAAAATGGTATTCCATTAAGAATGACGATTTCTGAAATTGGCCCAGTTTTATTGGCACGTATTTTAGGTCTTAATGATGTACAAACAGGTATTTTAAACATTGTCTTTTCGGTATCAGATGAAAAAGGCTTATTATTGATTGACTTAATGGATTTACGTGCGATGTTGAATTATATTTTAGAGAATGCCAAAGAATTAAGTCAACATTATGGGAATATTGCCACAGCTTCAGTAGGTGCGATTTTACGGTCGATTGTCGTGCTGGAACAACAAGGTGCAAGTAAATTTTTTGGCGAACCAGCCTTAGAATTGTCTGATTTGATGCGTACGAATGAGCAAGGACAAGGTGTAATTAATATTTTAAATGCTGTAAAATTAAGTCAGCAGCCAACACTCTATGCGACTGTCTTATTAGCAATACTAGCAAATCTTTATGAAACTTTACCGGAAGTAGGCGATTTATCTAAACCTAAATTGGTCTTTTTCTTTGATGAAGCCCACTTGATGTTTAATAAAACTTCAGATGTTCTATTAGAGAAGATTGAATTAATTGTTCGATTAATTCGTTCCAAAGGTGTATCAGTCTTTTTTGTAACGCAAAATCCATTGGACATTCCAGATCGTGTTGCGTCACAGTTAGGGAATCGGATTCAACATGGTTTACGTGCGTTTACACCGAAAGAATTAAAAACAGTTAATGCTGTGGCAGAGAGTTTCCGTCAAGCAGACGGAGTTGATTTAGGACGTGCCATTCAAGAATTAAAAGTAGGGCAAGCGGTTGTATCTACCTTGAATGAGGACGGTACTCCTAAAGTGGCAGACATTGTTACCATTTGGCCACCACAAAGCCATCTTGGTTCGGTTGATTTATCGGTTCAAGCGAGTGTTATTAATCAATCTGAATTATTACCAAAATATGAAACACCGATTGACCGCGAAAGTGCACATGAAATGATTTTGGCACAAACGGCTGAGCGTGAGCAAGAAATGGTGTTGGAAGCAGAACGTAAAGAGGCTGAAAAAGAGCAAGAGCGTTTGAATAAAGAATATCAGCGTGAACAAGAACGTTTGGCAAAAGAGGCCGAGAAAGCACGTACTCGACAAGAAAAATCTGTGCCTAAATCATCTAGCCGTCGCTCTGATTCGCCAATGGATCGCCTGACTAAAAACATTATGAGTTCGGTTGGTCGTGAACTTGGACGTGCGATTACACGTGGTATTACTGGTATTTTGAAGAAATAA